A genome region from Nocardia sp. NBC_01730 includes the following:
- a CDS encoding alpha/beta fold hydrolase, protein MSGPIERIIGTAAARTADRPPQIFPRTPAPLAILKHVPFARAIDADIHYEDSGGSGPVVMLAHEFFMDRTMFAAQMAALAPEFRIVSWDARGHGRTRDEGLPFTYWTAARDALTVLDHLGAERAVIGGTAQGGCTALRTALIAPERVSALILISTDAHGPTPEQSAATQKFLAEWYDNGSRERAVHQLASWLIGDDEWYRSIWTKRWLVRDRRGIEVAAGCLLSRDSVLERLDEITCPALVMHATDSGIARERAQQLARGLSGATFVEIANARLAVTMTHPEPVNHAIRQFLRAKTTPTRVR, encoded by the coding sequence GTGAGCGGGCCGATCGAGCGAATCATCGGCACAGCGGCCGCGCGAACGGCGGACCGACCGCCCCAAATCTTCCCGCGCACCCCCGCGCCGCTGGCTATCCTCAAGCACGTGCCATTCGCCCGCGCGATCGATGCCGACATCCATTACGAGGACAGCGGCGGCAGCGGTCCGGTGGTGATGCTAGCGCACGAGTTCTTCATGGACCGCACCATGTTCGCCGCCCAGATGGCCGCGCTGGCACCGGAATTCCGGATCGTCTCCTGGGATGCGCGCGGCCACGGCCGCACCAGGGACGAAGGTCTGCCGTTCACTTACTGGACCGCCGCGCGCGACGCGCTGACGGTGCTCGATCACCTCGGCGCCGAACGGGCTGTTATAGGCGGAACCGCGCAGGGCGGCTGCACCGCGTTGCGCACCGCGCTGATCGCGCCCGAACGCGTCTCCGCGCTGATCCTGATCAGCACCGACGCACACGGCCCTACCCCCGAGCAGTCCGCCGCCACCCAGAAGTTCCTGGCCGAGTGGTACGACAACGGTTCCCGCGAGCGGGCCGTGCACCAGCTGGCCTCCTGGCTGATCGGCGACGACGAGTGGTATCGCTCGATCTGGACCAAACGCTGGCTGGTGCGCGACCGGCGCGGGATCGAGGTCGCGGCGGGGTGTCTGCTCAGCCGGGATTCGGTGCTCGAGCGGCTCGACGAAATCACCTGCCCTGCCTTGGTGATGCACGCCACCGACAGCGGCATCGCCCGCGAGCGCGCCCAGCAACTGGCCCGCGGGCTCTCCGGCGCGACGTTCGTCGAAATCGCCAACGCGCGACTCGCAGTGACGATGACCCATCCCGAGCCGGTGAACCATGCGATCCGGCAGTTCCTGCGAGCCAAGAC
- the guaA gene encoding glutamine-hydrolyzing GMP synthase codes for MAETQRPVLVVDFGAQYAQLIARRVRESSVFSEVIPHTMTVEEIAEKQPLAVILSGGPASVYAEGAPKLDARLFDLGLPVFGICYGFQAMAQALGGTVAHTGTREYGRTELNIDGGLLHGGLPTIQPVWMSHGDAVTDAPEGFEVTGTTAGAPVAAFEDRARRLAGVQYHPEVLHSPHGQQILSRFLHDLAGIPATWTPAGIADVLVASVREQVGAGHAICALSGGVDSAVAAALVQRAIGDRLTCVFVDHGLLRAGEREQVQQDFVAATGANLVTVDAVDKFLGELKGVTDPEEKRKIIGREFIRTFEDAVGDVVLEQGTDHATPKVEFLVQGTLYPDVVESGGGSGTANIKSHHNVGGLPDDLEFELVEPLRLLFKDEVRAVGRELGLPEEIVARQPFPGPGLAIRIVGEVTADRLDTLRQADAIAREELTAAGLDRQIWQCPVVLLADVRSVGVQGDGRTYGHPIVLRPVSSEDAMTADWTRLPYDVLERISTRITNEVPEINRVVLDVTSKPPGTIEWE; via the coding sequence GTGGCAGAAACCCAGAGACCGGTCCTCGTCGTGGACTTCGGAGCACAGTACGCCCAGCTGATCGCACGGCGGGTCCGCGAATCGAGCGTATTCTCCGAGGTGATTCCGCATACCATGACGGTGGAGGAGATCGCGGAGAAGCAGCCACTCGCTGTGATCCTGTCCGGCGGCCCAGCCAGCGTATACGCCGAGGGCGCACCGAAGCTGGATGCGCGGCTGTTTGACCTCGGTCTGCCGGTCTTCGGCATCTGCTATGGCTTTCAGGCGATGGCACAGGCGCTCGGCGGCACGGTCGCGCACACCGGCACCAGGGAGTACGGCCGCACCGAGCTCAACATCGACGGCGGTTTGCTGCACGGCGGCCTGCCCACCATCCAGCCGGTGTGGATGAGCCACGGCGACGCGGTCACCGACGCACCAGAGGGCTTCGAGGTCACCGGCACTACCGCGGGCGCCCCGGTCGCCGCGTTCGAGGACCGCGCCCGCCGCCTCGCTGGTGTGCAGTACCACCCCGAAGTGCTGCACTCGCCGCACGGACAGCAGATCCTCAGCCGCTTCCTGCACGACCTCGCGGGCATTCCGGCCACCTGGACCCCCGCCGGTATCGCCGACGTGCTGGTCGCCTCGGTACGCGAGCAGGTCGGTGCCGGGCACGCGATCTGTGCCCTGTCCGGCGGTGTGGACAGCGCGGTCGCCGCGGCACTGGTGCAGCGCGCCATCGGCGATCGACTGACCTGTGTGTTCGTCGACCACGGCTTGCTGCGGGCGGGCGAGCGTGAGCAGGTGCAGCAGGACTTCGTCGCCGCGACCGGCGCCAACCTGGTGACCGTGGACGCGGTCGACAAATTCCTCGGTGAACTGAAGGGCGTCACCGATCCCGAGGAGAAGCGCAAGATCATCGGGCGGGAGTTCATCCGCACCTTCGAGGACGCCGTGGGCGATGTGGTGCTCGAGCAGGGCACCGACCATGCGACGCCGAAGGTCGAGTTCCTGGTGCAGGGCACGCTGTATCCGGACGTCGTGGAGTCCGGCGGCGGCAGTGGCACCGCGAACATCAAGAGCCACCACAATGTCGGCGGTCTGCCGGACGATCTGGAGTTCGAGCTCGTCGAACCGCTGCGGCTGCTGTTCAAGGACGAGGTCCGTGCGGTGGGCCGCGAACTCGGGCTGCCGGAGGAAATCGTTGCCCGCCAACCGTTCCCCGGTCCTGGTCTCGCCATCCGGATCGTCGGTGAGGTCACCGCGGATCGCTTGGACACATTGCGCCAAGCCGACGCGATCGCCCGCGAGGAGCTGACCGCGGCCGGTTTGGACCGTCAGATCTGGCAGTGCCCCGTGGTGCTGCTCGCGGATGTCCGCAGCGTCGGTGTGCAGGGCGACGGCCGAACCTACGGCCACCCCATCGTGCTGCGCCCGGTCTCCAGCGAAGACGCGATGACCGCCGACTGGACTCGCCTCCCATACGACGTCCTGGAACGAATCTCCACTCGGATCACCAACGAGGTCCCGGAAATCAACCGCGTGGTCCTCGACGTGACCAGCAAGCCGCCGGGCACCATCGAGTGGGAGTGA
- a CDS encoding HPF/RaiA family ribosome-associated protein, with translation MQIQINTDSNIDSGEKLIRHVEEEIASTLERFSDQITSVEAHLSDQNAGKGGPDDKRCVLQARPTGQQPVAVTRNAATIDDACRGAAESMAHLLASLFGRLHETKGGDSIRHPHKNHPHTN, from the coding sequence ATGCAGATTCAGATCAACACCGACAGCAACATCGACAGCGGCGAAAAACTGATCCGGCACGTCGAGGAGGAGATCGCTTCGACGCTCGAGCGCTTCAGCGACCAGATCACCAGCGTCGAAGCCCACCTCAGTGACCAGAACGCGGGTAAAGGCGGACCGGACGACAAGCGATGCGTGCTGCAGGCTCGTCCAACCGGTCAGCAGCCGGTCGCGGTGACCCGCAACGCCGCGACGATCGATGACGCCTGCCGGGGCGCGGCCGAGAGCATGGCACATCTGCTCGCCAGCCTGTTCGGCCGGCTGCACGAGACAAAGGGTGGCGACTCCATCAGGCACCCGCACAAGAACCACCCGCACACGAACTGA